The Bradyrhizobium sp. WBAH42 genome includes a window with the following:
- the dapA gene encoding 4-hydroxy-tetrahydrodipicolinate synthase, protein MLTANRLRGLFPAIPTPVKADDTIDAGAVSSMFTWLNKQGIDGVVPLGGTGEYGALARSERIKMAGLSAKAMAGKGPVIAGVLDTGFHDALQAGREFAAEGVDGLLVLTPYYTNPTQAGIRDYFLRYADASPVPILIYEIPYRTRIAIEPKILHELSRHPNIIGMKACNLDMYHFLQVVAGVDESFAVLSGEDSLFPLHLAAGARGGIIVTACLLPRAWRQIFETATAGKTAEALSLHRRLIPLMNMAFAETNPGPMKAVMDMVGVEAPRMLAPLVQPAPALIASLRAELGRQLAISEGIA, encoded by the coding sequence ATGCTCACTGCCAATCGTCTCCGCGGCCTGTTCCCGGCCATTCCGACCCCGGTCAAGGCCGACGATACCATCGATGCCGGCGCGGTCTCTTCCATGTTCACCTGGCTCAACAAGCAGGGTATCGACGGCGTGGTGCCGCTCGGCGGCACAGGCGAATACGGTGCGCTGGCTAGATCCGAGCGGATCAAGATGGCCGGTCTGTCGGCGAAGGCGATGGCCGGCAAGGGACCCGTCATCGCAGGCGTGCTCGACACCGGCTTCCACGATGCCCTGCAGGCGGGCCGTGAATTCGCAGCCGAGGGCGTGGACGGCCTGCTGGTTCTTACGCCATATTATACCAACCCGACTCAGGCGGGCATTCGCGACTATTTCCTGCGCTATGCCGATGCCTCGCCGGTGCCGATCCTGATCTACGAGATTCCCTATCGCACCCGGATCGCGATCGAGCCCAAGATCCTGCATGAGCTCTCCAGGCATCCCAACATCATCGGCATGAAGGCCTGCAATCTCGACATGTACCATTTCCTTCAGGTCGTGGCCGGCGTCGACGAGAGCTTTGCGGTGCTGAGCGGCGAAGACAGCCTCTTTCCGCTGCATCTCGCCGCGGGCGCCAGGGGCGGCATCATCGTGACCGCGTGCCTGTTGCCGCGCGCCTGGCGTCAGATCTTCGAGACGGCGACCGCAGGCAAGACGGCGGAGGCCCTGAGCCTGCATCGCCGCCTGATTCCACTGATGAACATGGCGTTCGCCGAGACCAATCCGGGACCGATGAAGGCGGTGATGGACATGGTCGGCGTCGAGGCGCCGCGGATGCTGGCGCCGCTGGTGCAGCCGGCGCCGGCGCTGATCGCCTCCTTGCGCGCCGAGCTCGGCCGGCAGCTGGCGATCTCGGAGGGCATCGCATGA
- a CDS encoding alpha-hydroxy acid oxidase, with product MPMLLNSSDYRRRARRFLPRGLFEYIDRGSEDETALTRLRASLDAITLLPAVLTGRDRRDLDTVLFGRRLAAPLVVAPTALAGLVSHDGETKLARAASRVGIPVCISTQSVTTVETIRRGAPDALLWFQLYVWRDRALTARLLERASACGCDNLLVTVDTPVSPKREYNERNGFGIPFKPRLRSMLDVSLHPSWLFGVLARYLVSEGMPTYGHYPEAFRTAITRADIAESVRIEPRLSWDDMCWLREIWPGKLTIKGVLAVEDAERAVEIGADGVVVSVHGGRNLDCLPAPADCIPAIVGAVKGRLTVLADSGVRRGTDVLKYLALGAEAVLLGRLPLWGLAAGGEAGAEAILRMVLREMDTAMAFLGAHCVPALRNGRVSQLGN from the coding sequence ATGCCGATGCTCCTCAATTCCAGCGACTATCGCCGCCGAGCGCGACGGTTCCTCCCGCGCGGCTTGTTCGAGTACATTGATCGCGGCTCGGAGGACGAAACGGCATTGACGCGCCTGCGGGCCTCGCTTGACGCCATTACCCTGCTGCCCGCGGTACTGACGGGGCGCGACCGGCGCGATCTCGACACGGTGTTGTTCGGCCGAAGGCTCGCCGCGCCCCTCGTTGTCGCGCCAACGGCGCTCGCCGGGCTTGTTTCGCATGATGGGGAGACGAAGCTCGCCCGCGCGGCCTCGCGCGTCGGCATTCCCGTCTGCATCTCGACGCAATCGGTGACAACCGTGGAGACGATCCGGCGCGGGGCGCCGGATGCCTTGCTCTGGTTCCAGCTCTATGTCTGGCGCGATCGCGCCCTGACCGCGCGCCTCCTGGAGCGGGCGAGCGCCTGCGGCTGCGACAACCTGCTCGTCACGGTCGATACGCCGGTCTCGCCGAAGCGGGAGTATAATGAACGCAACGGTTTCGGTATTCCTTTCAAACCGCGGCTGCGCAGCATGCTCGACGTGTCACTGCATCCGAGTTGGCTGTTCGGGGTTCTGGCGCGCTATTTGGTGAGCGAGGGCATGCCGACCTACGGCCATTATCCGGAAGCGTTCCGCACCGCCATCACCCGCGCTGACATTGCCGAGTCGGTCCGGATCGAGCCGCGGCTGAGCTGGGATGACATGTGCTGGCTGCGCGAGATCTGGCCGGGCAAGCTCACCATCAAGGGCGTGCTTGCGGTGGAGGACGCCGAAAGGGCAGTCGAGATCGGCGCCGACGGCGTCGTGGTTTCGGTCCATGGCGGCCGCAATCTCGACTGTCTGCCGGCTCCTGCGGACTGCATTCCGGCGATTGTCGGCGCCGTGAAGGGGCGTCTGACGGTTCTGGCCGACAGCGGCGTTCGGCGCGGCACCGACGTCCTGAAGTATCTGGCGCTCGGCGCGGAAGCCGTGCTTCTCGGCCGCTTGCCGCTGTGGGGTCTTGCGGCCGGGGGAGAGGCGGGCGCCGAAGCCATCCTGCGCATGGTCCTGCGCGAGATGGATACCGCCATGGCTTTCCTGGGAGCGCATTGCGTTCCGGCCTTGCGGAATGGGCGCGTGAGCCAGCTAGGGAATTAA
- a CDS encoding IclR family transcriptional regulator, translating to MARSSRVSGGRPAKAKAAKVGDKTSAKSAAKATDKADEPRSSLFVGSTEKAFQVLHAFDGPRRFMTLADIARAANLDRSATQRLVYTLESLGYLKRVEGTRNYGLTSKVLQFSHSYLKANELIDKASPYLLEISRNLGETCNLHELDGHEVVFVARFPGQHLIHIDFVIGSRLPAYFTASGIAILAALPEAEQQELLKRTRLEPLTPYTITDPDKLMKQVHLAAKRGYSIQINQSVMGDISVAAPIIDEHGRAIAAVNISVPTTRWTTERVEAELVQHVHVAATSISKSKFKRYAA from the coding sequence ATGGCGCGTAGCAGCCGCGTGAGCGGCGGCCGGCCTGCGAAGGCAAAGGCCGCCAAGGTAGGCGACAAGACAAGCGCAAAGTCCGCGGCGAAGGCGACTGACAAGGCGGACGAGCCGCGCTCGTCTCTGTTCGTCGGCTCGACCGAGAAGGCGTTCCAGGTTCTGCATGCCTTCGACGGGCCACGACGCTTCATGACACTTGCCGATATCGCGCGGGCCGCCAATCTCGATCGCAGCGCCACGCAGCGCCTGGTCTACACGCTGGAATCGCTCGGCTATCTCAAGCGGGTTGAGGGCACGCGCAACTACGGGCTGACGTCGAAGGTGCTGCAGTTCTCCCACAGCTATCTCAAGGCCAACGAGCTCATCGACAAGGCCTCGCCCTATCTTCTCGAGATCAGCCGCAATCTTGGCGAGACCTGTAACCTGCATGAACTGGACGGCCACGAGGTCGTGTTCGTGGCGCGCTTTCCCGGCCAGCACCTCATCCATATCGACTTCGTGATCGGAAGCCGGCTGCCGGCGTACTTCACGGCTTCCGGCATAGCCATCCTGGCGGCTCTTCCTGAGGCAGAGCAACAGGAGCTCTTGAAGCGTACGCGGCTTGAGCCACTCACGCCTTACACGATTACGGATCCGGATAAGCTCATGAAGCAGGTGCACCTCGCCGCCAAGCGCGGCTATTCGATCCAGATCAACCAAAGCGTCATGGGCGATATTTCCGTTGCGGCGCCGATCATCGACGAGCACGGACGGGCCATCGCCGCGGTCAACATCTCCGTCCCCACGACGCGTTGGACCACGGAGCGTGTCGAAGCCGAACTCGTTCAGCATGTTCACGTTGCCGCAACCTCGATCTCGAAGTCCAAGTTCAAGCGCTACGCGGCCTGA
- a CDS encoding ABC transporter permease subunit, translated as MRAISQRLAWTRAAMGAPLVLLLVLFLVYPVGQLLLLSVYGDNGFTLAQYRQLFASSVYLDVLLITLKISLATTLVCVVTGYPIAYLISVVGKERKATLLFWVLLSFWTSFLVRAFAWIVLLGRNGVINKLLLSLGIISSPASLLYNFGSVLVGMVNALLPLAVLTMLSVMENIDRTLPRAAATLGARPGMAFWKIYFPLSLPGVAAAGIMVFVTAIGFFIVPALLGGRRETMITQLIIDQVQQTMNWGFAGAISVLLLVVVLIVFAAYDRLLGLSTMTGASAPSNAKPSRLSGPVVRTGDALLTLLGAISDRIVLLWPSRRRDRNPDQAGMGLQAFVWTMLLIISAPTILMIPLSFGTGGLNWPPQGFTLHWYETVLNSPVWTQAMLRSLLVGIGTGLLAMLIGTPAAFLLVRSDIRGKAAWLAFILSPIVVPRMIIAVGLFYVFARMGLVGSAVGLILGHTVVAVPYVVMTMMAVLRNYDTRLDQAAQSLGARPVATLRFVTFPILGAGMMSSFLFAFATSFDELTIALFATGGLNATLPKQFWDEVTLQVSPSIAAVSTCLFVFMGLLIFVAERLRRRAAAR; from the coding sequence ATGCGCGCGATATCGCAGAGGCTGGCCTGGACGCGGGCCGCAATGGGCGCGCCGCTGGTGCTGCTGCTCGTGCTGTTTCTGGTCTATCCCGTCGGCCAGCTGCTGCTGCTCAGCGTCTACGGCGACAATGGCTTCACGCTTGCGCAATATCGCCAGCTCTTTGCTTCGTCCGTCTATCTCGACGTTCTCCTGATCACGCTCAAGATATCGCTGGCGACCACGCTGGTCTGCGTCGTCACCGGCTATCCGATCGCCTATCTGATCTCGGTCGTCGGCAAGGAGCGTAAGGCGACGCTGCTGTTCTGGGTGCTGCTGTCGTTCTGGACCAGCTTTCTCGTTCGCGCCTTCGCCTGGATCGTGCTGCTCGGCCGCAACGGCGTCATCAACAAGCTCCTGCTCTCGCTCGGCATCATCTCGAGCCCCGCGAGCCTGCTCTACAATTTCGGCAGCGTCCTGGTCGGTATGGTCAATGCGCTGCTGCCGCTCGCCGTGCTGACCATGCTCTCGGTGATGGAGAACATCGATCGCACCCTGCCGCGCGCTGCCGCCACGCTCGGAGCGCGACCGGGCATGGCGTTCTGGAAGATCTATTTTCCGCTGTCGTTGCCCGGCGTTGCCGCTGCCGGAATCATGGTGTTCGTCACGGCGATCGGCTTCTTCATCGTGCCGGCGCTGCTCGGCGGACGCCGCGAGACCATGATCACCCAGCTCATCATCGACCAGGTCCAGCAGACCATGAACTGGGGCTTCGCCGGTGCGATCTCGGTGCTGCTGCTGGTCGTCGTGCTCATCGTCTTTGCCGCCTATGACCGGCTGCTCGGCCTGTCGACCATGACGGGCGCATCGGCACCGAGCAATGCGAAGCCGTCGCGTCTGTCGGGCCCGGTCGTGCGGACAGGCGATGCGCTGCTGACGCTGCTCGGCGCGATTTCCGACCGTATCGTTCTGCTATGGCCGTCACGCCGTCGCGACCGCAATCCCGATCAGGCCGGCATGGGCTTGCAGGCTTTCGTCTGGACCATGCTGCTCATCATCAGCGCCCCGACGATACTGATGATCCCGCTGTCATTCGGCACCGGCGGTCTGAATTGGCCGCCGCAAGGCTTTACCCTGCATTGGTACGAGACGGTGCTGAATTCGCCGGTCTGGACCCAGGCCATGCTGCGCTCGCTGCTGGTTGGCATCGGCACCGGTCTGCTCGCCATGCTGATCGGCACGCCGGCCGCGTTCCTGCTGGTGCGCAGCGATATCCGCGGCAAGGCGGCGTGGCTCGCCTTCATCCTGTCGCCGATCGTGGTGCCGCGCATGATCATCGCAGTCGGCCTGTTCTACGTGTTCGCGCGCATGGGTCTCGTCGGCAGCGCCGTCGGCCTCATTCTCGGCCACACCGTCGTCGCCGTGCCTTACGTGGTCATGACCATGATGGCCGTGCTGCGCAATTATGACACGCGGCTGGATCAGGCTGCGCAGAGCCTCGGGGCGCGCCCGGTCGCGACGCTGCGTTTCGTCACCTTCCCGATCCTGGGCGCCGGCATGATGTCGTCCTTTCTGTTTGCGTTTGCGACCTCGTTCGACGAGCTGACCATCGCGCTGTTTGCCACCGGCGGCCTCAATGCGACGCTGCCCAAGCAGTTCTGGGACGAGGTGACGCTTCAGGTCTCCCCCTCGATCGCCGCCGTCTCGACCTGCCTGTTCGTTTTCATGGGGCTTCTCATCTTCGTGGCCGAACGCCTGCGCCGGCGCGCCGCCGCGAGATAG
- a CDS encoding ABC transporter ATP-binding protein: MVSSSLRIHALCKRYGDFVALAPTSLDVAKGEFLTLLGPSGSGKTTLLSLIAGLAHPDEGQILIDDTDVTRSPAYARDIGVVFQNYALFPHMTIEDNIAFPLKMRKVSDAEARRRTAEALETVRLPHVAKRYPRELSGGQQQRIALARCIVYRPAIILMDEPLGALDKKLRDQMQLEIKRIHRELGTTIVYVTHDQEEAMTMSDRICLMNAGAIEQLGTPQDLYFRPRSVFVADFLGESNLLSATVRGVDGEGLDIVLTAQLAASRAVGNGSRFVAGEPVKVMVRPQNLVVGEGGQLSGRLTDVMISGSLTRLYIAPETADLPQLVAAHPTRSGAAPYEIGQRLSLGWHAADAVAIHDGKGG; the protein is encoded by the coding sequence CTCGACGTCGCAAAGGGCGAATTCCTCACCCTGCTCGGCCCCTCGGGATCGGGCAAGACCACGCTGCTCAGCCTGATCGCCGGGCTCGCCCATCCCGACGAAGGGCAGATCCTGATCGACGACACCGACGTCACGCGCAGCCCGGCTTATGCGCGCGACATCGGTGTCGTGTTCCAGAACTACGCGCTGTTTCCTCACATGACGATCGAGGACAACATCGCCTTTCCCCTCAAGATGCGGAAAGTCTCTGATGCGGAGGCGCGCCGGCGTACCGCCGAGGCGCTGGAGACGGTGCGCCTGCCGCACGTCGCAAAGCGTTATCCGCGCGAATTGTCCGGCGGTCAGCAGCAGCGCATCGCGCTGGCGCGCTGCATCGTCTATCGCCCCGCCATCATTCTGATGGACGAGCCGCTGGGCGCGCTCGACAAGAAGCTGCGCGACCAGATGCAGCTCGAGATCAAGCGCATCCATCGCGAGCTCGGCACCACGATCGTCTATGTTACCCACGACCAGGAAGAGGCGATGACCATGTCGGATCGCATCTGCCTGATGAACGCAGGCGCGATCGAGCAGCTCGGCACGCCGCAGGATCTCTACTTCCGGCCGCGCTCGGTATTCGTCGCCGACTTCCTCGGCGAGTCCAACCTGCTCAGCGCCACCGTGCGCGGCGTCGACGGCGAGGGACTCGACATCGTCCTCACCGCGCAGCTTGCGGCCTCGCGCGCGGTCGGCAATGGCTCCCGGTTCGTCGCCGGCGAGCCGGTCAAGGTCATGGTGCGCCCGCAGAACCTCGTGGTCGGCGAGGGCGGCCAGCTGTCCGGCCGGCTTACGGACGTGATGATCAGCGGCAGCCTGACGCGGCTCTACATCGCACCGGAGACCGCGGACCTGCCCCAGCTCGTTGCTGCCCATCCGACCCGCAGCGGAGCGGCGCCTTACGAGATCGGCCAGCGCCTGTCGCTCGGATGGCATGCGGCGGATGCCGTCGCCATCCATGACGGGAAGGGGGGCTGA